A stretch of DNA from Chloroflexota bacterium:
GGAACCAGCAGCCCAGGCCGGCCGCCATCAAGGTCCAGGACTGACGGGCGCGCGCCTCGACCTGCCGGCTGGCAGCGACAGCCGCCCCAAGCGTGGCGGCGCTGCTCGCGAGCAGCATGCCAAGATCGGAGAACGTGGCGAGCAGCTCGGGCGCGAACGGCCGGGCCGTCAGCACGCCGCCGAACACCAGTATCGCGAGCAATGCAAGCAGCGTACAGCACCGGCGGCTCCCGGCCATACCGCCCTCCTGAGTCATTCCACGGGCGTTCGGATGGCGCACACCGCCCCTGCGTGCGCCCAGTCCATCCTGTAGATCGTCCTACGTCCCACGAAAGGGACGGGACGGCGGTCATCCGGCGCCGGGCCTGACGGAGAGCTAACGATACTCCTTTCCGAAACGGGGGGCTAGCGATTGGGAGATGAGGGCGTCCGGCGCTCTACGTCGAGTAGTTCGAGAAGGCCGCCGTGGTGGCGCGCGCCCGCCAGTCCGTCTTGACGTTGACCAGCGCCGGGATGCCCGCCGCGAACGCCCGCTCCAGGGCCGGGCGGATCTCGGCCGGGTCCTCCACGTACTCGCCGTGACACCCGAGCGCCTCGGCCATCTTGTCGTAGCGGGTATACCCAAGATCGCGGCCGGGCTTGTTCTTGTCGGGATCGGCCGTCCAGCCGCCGTTGAGGCTGACGACGGTCACGACGGGCAGCTTCCAGCGGACGGCCGTGTCCAGCTCCATCGCGTTGAGGCCGAACGAGCCGTCGCCGTGGAGCACCAGCACCTGGGCATCCGGCTTCGCGGCCTTCGCGCCCAACCCGAACGGCAGCCCGACGCCCATCGTGCCGAACGGCCCCGAGTTCAGCCGGTGCCCGGGCACGAACGTCGGGATCGACTGGCGGCCGTAGTTGAGGATCTCCTGGCCGTCCACCACCAGGATAGCGTCGCGGTCCAGGAAGTCGCGGATCTCCTTGCAGAGGCGCAGCGGGTGGATCGGGGTCTGATCGGTGGAGAGGCGCGCCTCGGACTCCTCGCGCTTGCTGGCCTCGACGGCCGCCAGGTGCTCGACCCAGGGGGCGTACCGGCGCCTGTCGAGCTTGCCATCCGCCGCCGCCAGCAACTGCCCAAGGACCTGCCCGGCATCCCCGACGATCCCGACGTCGGCCGGGCGGTTGTGCCCGATCTCGCCGGGGTTGATGTCGATCTGGATCAGCTTCGCACTGGCGCTGAAGCGGGGCGGGGCCATGAAGTTGATGACGTAGTTCATCCGCGTCCCGACGACGATGGCGAGATCGGCCTCGCGGAACGCCGTGGAGCGGGCCGTCATGAACGAGAGCGCGTGATCGTCGGGCGCCACGCCCCGCCCCTGCGGCGTGGTGTAGAACGGGATGCCGCTCAGCTCGACCCACTGCTGGAGCCGCTCCGACGCGCCCGACCAGAGGATGCCGCTGCCCGAGACGACGATCGGGCGCTCGGCCTTCTGGAGCAGCTCGACCGCCGCCGCCACCGCGCCCGGATCCCCCAGCGGGCGGTGCCGGCGCATCACCTGCGCGGGGTCGGGGTAGGCGATGCTGTCCTCATCCACCTCGCGATACAACACGTCGCCGGGCAGGTCCAGGTAGACCGGCCCGGGCGCGCCGTTCAGCGACTCCTTGACGGCCATCGCCACCAGCTCGGGGATGCGCCGGGCGTCGTAGATACGCTCCGACCACTTGGTGATCGGCTTGAAGACGGAGAGCTGATCCATCTCCTGAAAGGCCGTCTTGCGGAACTGCGAGACGGGGCTGGCCCCGCCGATGGCCAGCAGCGGGGCGGCGTCGGCCCAGGCGTTGGCGACGCCCGTGACGAGGTTCATGGTGGCCGGGCCGGACGCCGCCATGCAGACGCCGATGGTATTGCGGACCCGACCGTAGGCGTGCGCCATCATGGCGGCGGCCTGCTCGTGGCGCACGTCGATGCTGCGGATGCCTTCCTCGATGCAGGCGGTCTCAGCGGCGAGCATCGGGCCGCCCATCAGATAGAACATCGTGTCGATGTCGAGGCGGCGCAGCGTACGCGCGAGCACCTGCGAGCCGATGACGGTTGCCATGTGGCCTCCCCTAGATCGCGTTGGCCGCTTTCAGCTCCTGGACCCGCGCCTGGTCGTAGCCGAGCCACTCGCCCAGGACCTCGTCGGTGTGCTGCCCGAGCAGCGGCGAGGTCACCACCGGCACCTCGCTGTCGGACATCTTGACGGGCCAGCCAGGCATCGTCACTTCGCCCCGCACCGGGTGCTCGACGGTCGTAAACATGCCGCGCTGCTGCAAGAACGGATCGTTGATCAACTCGTGCGTGTCGAAGACGGCCCCGGCCGGCACGCCGGCCCGCCCGAGCGTCTCCATCACCTCGACTTTGTCGCGCTGGGTCGTCCAGGCAACGATCAGCTGGTCCACGTCGTCGATGTGCCGCAGGCGGTCGGGCGGGTTGGTGAAGCGGGGATCGTCCAGCAGGTCTTCGCGCCCGATGACGCCGAGCAGCCGGTGCCACTGATGGTTGGCGGCCCGGCTGGTGTAGATGAAGCAGTAGTCGTTCGGGCCGCCGCCCTTGCAGGGGTAGGTGTCGCTGGGGGCGCTGGTGCCCAGGACGCTGCGGTTGCCGTTGCGCTCGGGCGCTTTGCCCCAGAGCATCTGGCTGGCGTAGGCGATCCGCGAGAAGTTGATGACGGCCTCTTGCATCGCCACCTCGATGCGCTGGCCCCGCCCGGTCACCTGCCGCTGCAACAGCGCGGCCAGGATGCCGATGGCGCAGTGCAGGCCGGTGCCGGTATCCCCGATGGTCGGGCCGGGTTTGATCGGCCGCTGATCCTCGTCGCCGGTGGTGGCGAGCGCCCCGCCGACGGACTGCGCGATCATGTCGAAGCTGAGGAAGTTGGCGTAGGGGCTGTCCGAGGCGTACCCCTTGATCTGGGCGTAGATGATGTTCGGGTTGATCTGGCGGACGGTCTCGTAGCCGAAGCCGAGCCGCTCGATGGTGCCAGGGCCGAAGTTCTCGATGAAGACATCCCCGGTCTCGATCAGCTTGCGGAGGAGGGCCTTTCCTTCCTCGGTCTTGAGGTTGCAGGTGAGGCTCCGCTTGTTGGCGTTGAGCAGCATGAAGTAGTACGAGTCCACGCCGGGCGTGTCGGTGGAGGCCCGCCGGCCCTGGTCGCCCTGGGTCGGCTCCTCGATCTTGACGACGTCCGCGCCGAGCCATGCGAGGGTCTCGGTACACGAGGTGCCAGCCTCGAACTGCGTGAGATCGACCACCTTGATACCGGCGAGGGCCGGCAGAGCTGCAACCATGTCTCCTCCTCGTGGCGGGGTTTCAGGCGTCGGGTTTCGGGTTTCAGGATGCGCTCGCCTGAAACCCGAAACCCGACACCCAGGACCCCAGTCAGAGCGCTCGCAGGAACTCGAAGGTGAGCCGCTCGCGGCGGCCGACGTAGCTGATGACCTTGTCGCGCCACGGCGTGCTGACGGCCGCCGTGAACTCGGGCGTCTTGAAGGCGTCCAG
This window harbors:
- a CDS encoding CoA transferase; the encoded protein is MVAALPALAGIKVVDLTQFEAGTSCTETLAWLGADVVKIEEPTQGDQGRRASTDTPGVDSYYFMLLNANKRSLTCNLKTEEGKALLRKLIETGDVFIENFGPGTIERLGFGYETVRQINPNIIYAQIKGYASDSPYANFLSFDMIAQSVGGALATTGDEDQRPIKPGPTIGDTGTGLHCAIGILAALLQRQVTGRGQRIEVAMQEAVINFSRIAYASQMLWGKAPERNGNRSVLGTSAPSDTYPCKGGGPNDYCFIYTSRAANHQWHRLLGVIGREDLLDDPRFTNPPDRLRHIDDVDQLIVAWTTQRDKVEVMETLGRAGVPAGAVFDTHELINDPFLQQRGMFTTVEHPVRGEVTMPGWPVKMSDSEVPVVTSPLLGQHTDEVLGEWLGYDQARVQELKAANAI
- a CDS encoding thiamine pyrophosphate-binding protein; its protein translation is MATVIGSQVLARTLRRLDIDTMFYLMGGPMLAAETACIEEGIRSIDVRHEQAAAMMAHAYGRVRNTIGVCMAASGPATMNLVTGVANAWADAAPLLAIGGASPVSQFRKTAFQEMDQLSVFKPITKWSERIYDARRIPELVAMAVKESLNGAPGPVYLDLPGDVLYREVDEDSIAYPDPAQVMRRHRPLGDPGAVAAAVELLQKAERPIVVSGSGILWSGASERLQQWVELSGIPFYTTPQGRGVAPDDHALSFMTARSTAFREADLAIVVGTRMNYVINFMAPPRFSASAKLIQIDINPGEIGHNRPADVGIVGDAGQVLGQLLAAADGKLDRRRYAPWVEHLAAVEASKREESEARLSTDQTPIHPLRLCKEIRDFLDRDAILVVDGQEILNYGRQSIPTFVPGHRLNSGPFGTMGVGLPFGLGAKAAKPDAQVLVLHGDGSFGLNAMELDTAVRWKLPVVTVVSLNGGWTADPDKNKPGRDLGYTRYDKMAEALGCHGEYVEDPAEIRPALERAFAAGIPALVNVKTDWRARATTAAFSNYST